One window of Mycoplasma parvum str. Indiana genomic DNA carries:
- the rpmF gene encoding 50S ribosomal protein L32: MAVSPRRVSKTKKRMRNSHSGIKDFLPLLQCSKCAKYVKFHRVCECGYYRNKKIF; the protein is encoded by the coding sequence ATGGCTGTCTCTCCGAGAAGAGTTTCTAAAACTAAAAAAAGAATGAGAAATTCTCATTCTGGTATTAAAGATTTTCTTCCTTTATTACAGTGTTCTAAATGTGCAAAATATGTAAAATTTCATAGAGTTTGTGAATGCGGATACTATAGAAATAAAAAAATTTTCTAG